Proteins encoded in a region of the Rhizobium sp. CC-YZS058 genome:
- the modB gene encoding molybdate ABC transporter permease subunit produces the protein MDWLILSEAEWVAIRLSLKVSAVAMLASLPLALLIALALARGRFPGRALLNGLVHLPLILPPVVTGYLLLILFGRRGPVGAFLEQTFGFVFSFRWTGAALASAVMGFPLMVRAIRLSIEGVDRKLEEAAATLGAAPAVVFVTITLPLIAPGIIAGMILSFAKAMGEFGATITFVSNIPGETQTLASAIYSFTQVPGGDAGALRLTLVSVALSMSALMLSEALAQAARRRGEAA, from the coding sequence GTGGACTGGCTGATCCTGAGCGAAGCGGAATGGGTGGCGATTCGCCTCAGCCTCAAGGTCTCTGCCGTGGCCATGCTCGCGAGCCTTCCACTGGCCTTGCTGATTGCCTTGGCGCTTGCCCGCGGCCGCTTTCCCGGCCGTGCGCTGCTGAACGGCCTCGTTCACCTTCCCCTCATCCTGCCGCCGGTCGTGACCGGCTATCTGCTTCTCATCCTGTTCGGGCGCAGGGGGCCGGTGGGCGCTTTCCTGGAGCAGACCTTCGGCTTCGTCTTCTCTTTTCGCTGGACCGGAGCGGCGCTTGCCAGCGCGGTCATGGGCTTTCCGCTGATGGTGCGGGCGATCCGCCTGTCGATCGAGGGGGTCGACCGCAAGCTTGAAGAGGCGGCGGCCACGCTGGGCGCCGCGCCGGCCGTGGTGTTCGTCACCATCACCCTGCCGCTGATCGCGCCCGGCATCATCGCCGGCATGATCCTCTCCTTTGCCAAGGCGATGGGCGAATTCGGCGCGACGATTACCTTCGTCTCCAACATTCCCGGCGAAACGCAAACACTCGCCTCGGCCATCTACAGCTTTACGCAGGTGCCGGGCGGCGATGCCGGCGCGCTGCGGCTGACCCTGGTGTCCGTCGCGCTTTCCATGTCGGCGCTGATGCTGTCGGAGGCTCTTGCGCAGGCGGCGCGGCGGCGCGGAGAGGCGGCATGA
- the ung gene encoding uracil-DNA glycosylase: MAGGQVKIEESWKAALAAEFESPYMAALRQFLEGERQAGKQIFPKGSEYFRALDLTPLDQVRVVILGQDPYHGEGQAHGLSFSVKPGVRLPPSLVNIYKELQADLDIPPARHGFLESWARQGVLLLNSVLTVERASAASHQGKGWEKFTDAIIRAVNAKPEPVVFILWGSYAQKKAAFVDPSRHLVLRSVHPSPLSAHNGFFGSKPFSQANAFLREHGRGEVDWRVEGEGSE; encoded by the coding sequence GTGGCGGGTGGACAGGTGAAGATCGAGGAAAGCTGGAAGGCGGCCCTCGCGGCGGAGTTCGAAAGCCCCTACATGGCGGCACTCCGCCAGTTTCTCGAAGGCGAGCGGCAGGCCGGCAAGCAGATCTTTCCCAAAGGGTCGGAATATTTCCGCGCGCTCGATCTGACGCCGCTCGACCAAGTCCGCGTCGTCATTCTCGGCCAGGATCCCTATCACGGCGAGGGGCAGGCGCATGGGCTGTCCTTCAGCGTGAAACCGGGGGTGCGGCTGCCGCCGTCGCTCGTCAACATCTACAAGGAGCTGCAGGCCGATCTCGATATCCCGCCGGCCCGCCACGGCTTTCTGGAGAGCTGGGCGAGGCAGGGCGTGCTGCTGCTCAACAGCGTGTTGACGGTGGAACGGGCCAGCGCCGCCTCGCATCAGGGCAAGGGCTGGGAAAAATTCACCGATGCCATCATTCGCGCCGTCAATGCCAAGCCGGAGCCGGTGGTCTTCATCCTCTGGGGCAGCTATGCGCAGAAGAAGGCCGCCTTCGTCGATCCCAGCCGCCATCTCGTCCTGCGCTCCGTCCATCCCTCCCCACTCTCCGCCCATAACGGCTTCTTCGGCAGCAAACCCTTCTCCCAAGCCAACGCCTTCCTGCGGGAGCATGGGAGAGGGGAGGTGGACTGGAGGGTGGAGGGAGAAGGGAGTGAGTAG
- the modA gene encoding molybdate ABC transporter substrate-binding protein, with product MLKRTVRIALSISLAALTLLLVAPAPRAVAAEPVTIFAAASLKNALDAVNAAFAAETGQSATASYAASSALAKQIEAGAPADLFISADLAWMDAMESKGFLRAETRTTLLGNRLVLVGEERAAPISIVPGFDLKGALKGGKLAMGAVDSVPAGKYGKAALQTLGVWPSVEADVAGADNVRAALLLVSRGEAPYGIVYQTDAAADPGVSVVGTFPEDSHPPIVYPVAILKESRNPQAAAYLAFLRSAKAQALFEGQGFTFLANTAP from the coding sequence ATGTTGAAACGAACGGTAAGGATCGCCCTGTCCATAAGCCTTGCAGCGCTGACACTCCTCCTCGTCGCCCCGGCGCCGCGGGCCGTGGCGGCCGAGCCGGTGACGATCTTTGCCGCCGCGAGCCTGAAAAACGCGCTCGATGCGGTCAATGCCGCTTTCGCGGCGGAGACAGGCCAGTCAGCGACGGCCTCCTATGCGGCGAGCTCGGCGCTCGCCAAGCAGATCGAGGCAGGCGCGCCCGCCGATCTCTTCATCTCGGCCGATCTTGCCTGGATGGATGCCATGGAGAGCAAGGGGTTCCTGCGCGCCGAGACGCGCACCACCCTACTTGGCAACCGGCTCGTGCTGGTCGGCGAGGAAAGGGCTGCGCCGATCAGCATCGTCCCCGGTTTCGATCTGAAGGGCGCCTTGAAGGGGGGCAAGCTTGCCATGGGCGCGGTCGACAGTGTGCCCGCCGGGAAATACGGCAAGGCGGCGCTGCAGACCCTCGGGGTCTGGCCCTCGGTCGAGGCGGATGTGGCCGGGGCCGACAATGTGCGCGCGGCGCTCCTGCTCGTGTCCCGCGGCGAAGCGCCCTATGGTATCGTCTACCAGACCGATGCGGCCGCGGACCCCGGCGTCAGCGTGGTCGGCACCTTTCCCGAAGACAGTCACCCGCCGATCGTCTATCCAGTCGCGATCCTGAAGGAGAGCCGCAACCCGCAGGCCGCCGCCTATCTCGCCTTCCTCCGTTCGGCCAAGGCGCAGGCGCTGTTCGAAGGCCAGGGCTTTACCTTTCTGGCAAACACCGCGCCATGA
- the hemA gene encoding 5-aminolevulinate synthase, whose protein sequence is MDFEHFFKAELDSLHQEGRYRVFADLERQRGAFPKAHRHTAEGVKDVTVWCSNDYLGMGQHPAVTDAMKSAIDHCGAGAGGTRNISGTTHYHVLLERELADLHGKESALLFTSGYVSNWAALGTLCSRIPGVIVFSDAGNHASMIEGIRHAKCERVIFKHNSVADLEARLAAADPKAPKIIAFESVYSMDGDIAPIREICDLADRYGAMTYLDEVHAVGMYGPRGGGIAEREGLMDRLTVIEGTLGKAFGVMGGYIAASAALCDFIRSFASGFIFTTALPPALAAGALASIRHLKTSQVERFAHQERVRRLRAQLDRNGIPHLPNPSHIVPVIVGDAAKCKWISDLLLDNWGIYVQPINYPTVAKKTERLRITPTPLHSDADIDHLVGALHQLWSRCALARAVA, encoded by the coding sequence ATGGATTTCGAGCATTTTTTCAAGGCGGAACTGGACAGCCTTCATCAGGAAGGCCGCTATCGCGTCTTCGCCGACCTTGAACGCCAGCGTGGCGCTTTTCCCAAGGCGCATCGTCATACGGCCGAGGGTGTCAAGGACGTCACCGTCTGGTGCTCGAACGACTATCTCGGCATGGGCCAGCACCCGGCCGTGACGGACGCCATGAAAAGCGCCATCGACCACTGTGGCGCCGGTGCCGGCGGCACCCGCAATATTTCCGGCACGACGCATTATCACGTGCTCCTGGAGCGTGAGCTGGCCGACCTGCACGGCAAGGAATCGGCGCTGCTCTTCACCTCCGGCTACGTGTCCAACTGGGCCGCGCTCGGCACGCTCTGTTCGCGCATCCCCGGCGTCATCGTCTTCTCCGACGCCGGGAACCATGCCTCGATGATCGAGGGCATCCGCCACGCCAAGTGTGAACGGGTGATCTTCAAGCACAATTCGGTAGCGGACCTCGAAGCGCGGCTGGCGGCTGCCGACCCGAAGGCGCCGAAGATCATCGCCTTCGAAAGCGTCTACTCCATGGATGGCGACATCGCGCCCATCCGCGAGATCTGCGATCTCGCCGACCGCTACGGCGCCATGACCTATCTGGACGAAGTCCATGCCGTCGGCATGTACGGCCCGCGCGGCGGCGGCATTGCCGAGCGCGAGGGGCTGATGGACCGGCTGACGGTGATCGAGGGCACGCTCGGCAAGGCCTTCGGCGTGATGGGCGGCTATATCGCCGCGTCCGCCGCGCTCTGCGATTTCATCCGCTCCTTCGCCTCCGGCTTCATCTTCACCACCGCCCTGCCGCCGGCTCTGGCCGCCGGCGCCCTGGCGTCGATCCGGCATCTGAAGACCAGCCAGGTGGAGCGCTTCGCCCATCAGGAGCGGGTTCGCCGCCTTCGGGCACAGCTCGACCGCAACGGCATTCCGCATCTTCCCAATCCGAGCCATATCGTGCCGGTCATCGTCGGCGATGCTGCCAAGTGCAAGTGGATCTCCGATCTCCTGCTCGACAATTGGGGCATCTACGTTCAGCCGATCAACTACCCCACCGTGGCGAAGAAGACCGAGCGGCTGCGCATCACCCCGACGCCGCTGCATTCGGACGCCGATATCGACCATCTGGTCGGCGCGCTGCACCAGCTCTGGTCGCGCTGCGCACTGGCCCGCGCGGTGGCCTGA
- the modC gene encoding molybdenum ABC transporter ATP-binding protein, with the protein MTLSLSVRHRLGAASLDLAFESGAGITALFGRSGAGKTSIMRLVAGLLRPDEGRISFDGETLVDTQTRRFLPAHRRGFATVFQEARLFPHLSVRRNLAYGRWLSRVRPNAAEFDRVVDLLGIAPLLSRRPEGLSGGEKQRVAIGRALLAAPRMLLMDEPLAALDEARKAEILPFLERLRDQTAIPILYVSHSVAEVSRLADRVLLIEDGRLAGSGTATEMLSLPSASHGIDRREEGTVVEAVVEAEQPDPRLTRVRAGALQLRLPRRALVPGQGVRLRIAARDVLIATQRPEGLSALNSLAGTITGLAPAGANQVDVMLDCSGTRLSARITDVSCDLLALAVGQRVHAVIKTVALDP; encoded by the coding sequence ATGACCCTCAGCCTCTCCGTCCGTCACCGGCTCGGCGCCGCCTCGCTCGATCTCGCCTTCGAAAGCGGGGCCGGCATCACCGCGCTCTTTGGCCGGTCCGGAGCCGGGAAGACATCGATCATGCGCCTGGTGGCCGGCCTGCTCCGCCCGGATGAAGGCCGCATTTCCTTCGACGGCGAAACCCTGGTCGATACGCAGACGCGGCGGTTCCTGCCCGCGCATCGGCGCGGCTTCGCGACGGTGTTTCAGGAGGCGCGGCTCTTTCCGCATCTGAGCGTTCGGCGCAACCTCGCCTATGGGCGCTGGCTTTCGCGTGTAAGACCGAATGCCGCGGAGTTCGACCGCGTGGTGGATCTCCTCGGCATCGCGCCGCTCCTGTCGCGCCGGCCGGAAGGGCTTTCCGGCGGCGAGAAGCAGCGCGTGGCGATCGGCCGGGCGCTGCTCGCCGCTCCACGCATGCTGTTGATGGACGAGCCGCTCGCCGCGCTGGACGAGGCGCGCAAGGCCGAGATCCTGCCATTCCTCGAGCGGCTGCGCGACCAGACCGCCATTCCCATCCTCTATGTCAGCCACTCGGTTGCCGAAGTGTCGCGCCTGGCCGACCGGGTGCTGCTGATCGAGGACGGTCGGCTGGCCGGCAGTGGGACTGCCACCGAGATGCTGAGCCTGCCATCCGCCAGCCACGGCATCGACCGGCGCGAGGAAGGCACGGTGGTGGAAGCCGTGGTCGAGGCCGAGCAGCCCGATCCACGCCTGACGCGCGTGCGCGCCGGCGCCTTGCAGCTGAGGCTGCCTCGCCGTGCTCTGGTGCCGGGCCAGGGCGTCCGGCTGCGCATTGCCGCGCGCGATGTGCTGATCGCCACGCAGCGGCCGGAAGGGCTGAGCGCCTTGAACAGCCTTGCCGGCACGATCACGGGTCTCGCTCCCGCCGGCGCCAATCAGGTGGACGTGATGCTCGACTGCAGCGGCACGCGGCTTTCGGCGCGCATCACCGACGTTTCCTGCGACCTGCTGGCGCTTGCCGTCGGCCAGCGCGTCCATGCCGTCATCAAGACGGTGGCGCTCGATCCCTAG
- a CDS encoding DMT family transporter, whose product MTSKRQGYISLFIAILIFTAQDTISKHLGGLYPPIFITMVRYWAFAGFVILIAARSPGGLRAAVATRWPVVQVLRGLLLVLQIVLVVYSFAHVGLAHSQAIFSVGPIFVALLSILILGERVGWRRWSAIGVGLLGVLLILKPDGGTVEPFLIVPICSALVFAFYVVTTRLVSRDDSAMTSFFYTGAAGAVAISLIGPFYWTSLAPADWGFMVLLCLTGTSSHYFLIKAYENLDASEIQPVTYLQLVFASIIGVSLFGETLTLPMIAGAAIVVSAGLFTVWRESVVARRMGASRE is encoded by the coding sequence ATGACGTCGAAGCGCCAAGGCTATATCTCCCTGTTCATCGCCATCCTGATCTTCACGGCCCAGGATACGATCTCCAAGCATCTGGGCGGGCTCTACCCGCCGATCTTCATCACCATGGTCCGCTACTGGGCGTTTGCCGGTTTCGTGATCCTGATCGCCGCGCGCTCTCCGGGCGGGCTTCGCGCTGCCGTCGCCACCCGCTGGCCGGTCGTGCAGGTGCTGCGCGGCCTGCTTCTGGTGCTGCAGATCGTTCTGGTCGTCTATTCCTTCGCCCATGTCGGGCTTGCGCATTCGCAGGCGATCTTCTCCGTCGGGCCGATCTTCGTGGCCCTGCTCTCGATCCTGATCCTCGGCGAGCGCGTCGGCTGGCGGCGCTGGAGCGCGATCGGCGTCGGGCTGCTGGGCGTTCTCCTCATTCTGAAGCCGGATGGCGGAACGGTGGAGCCCTTTCTCATCGTGCCGATCTGCAGCGCGCTGGTCTTCGCCTTCTATGTGGTGACGACGCGTCTGGTCAGCCGCGACGACAGCGCCATGACCAGCTTCTTCTACACCGGTGCCGCCGGGGCCGTGGCGATCAGCCTGATCGGGCCCTTCTACTGGACGAGCCTGGCGCCGGCCGATTGGGGCTTCATGGTGCTGCTCTGCCTCACCGGCACCTCCAGCCACTATTTCCTGATCAAGGCCTATGAGAACCTCGACGCCTCGGAGATCCAGCCGGTCACCTATCTGCAGCTCGTCTTCGCCTCGATCATCGGGGTCAGCCTGTTCGGCGAAACCCTGACCCTTCCCATGATCGCCGGCGCGGCCATCGTCGTCAGCGCCGGCCTCTTCACGGTCTGGCGGGAGAGCGTGGTGGCGCGGAGGATGGGAGCGAGTAGGGAGTAG
- the purU gene encoding formyltetrahydrofolate deformylase, which produces MKSYVLTVTCPSTRGIVAAITGYLADKGCYITDSSQFDDLHTGLFFMRLTFTSQEGATMEDLESGFAPVSKRFDMTSSIRDLETRMKVLLMVSRFGHCLNDLLYRWKIGALPIEIVGVVSNHFDYQKVVVNHDIPFHHIKVTKDNKPQAEARLMEIVEQSDAELIVLARYMQVLSDAVCKKMSGRIINIHHSFLPSFKGANPYKQAYERGVKLIGATAHYVTEDLDEGPIIEQDTIRITHAQSPEDYVSLGRDVEAQVLSRAVHAHIHHRVFMNGNRTIVFPASPGSYASERMG; this is translated from the coding sequence ATGAAAAGCTACGTCCTGACCGTCACCTGTCCATCCACGCGCGGCATCGTCGCGGCCATCACCGGCTATCTGGCGGACAAGGGGTGCTACATCACCGATTCCTCGCAGTTCGACGATCTCCACACCGGCCTGTTCTTCATGCGCCTGACCTTCACCAGCCAGGAGGGCGCGACGATGGAGGATCTGGAATCAGGCTTCGCGCCGGTGTCCAAACGCTTCGACATGACCTCGTCCATCCGCGACCTCGAGACGCGCATGAAGGTGCTGCTGATGGTCTCGCGCTTCGGCCATTGCCTGAACGACCTGCTCTATCGCTGGAAGATCGGCGCCCTGCCGATCGAGATCGTCGGCGTCGTCTCCAATCATTTCGATTATCAGAAGGTCGTGGTGAACCACGATATTCCCTTCCACCACATCAAGGTGACCAAGGACAACAAGCCGCAGGCGGAGGCGCGGCTGATGGAGATCGTCGAGCAGTCGGACGCCGAACTGATCGTGCTCGCCCGCTATATGCAGGTGCTCTCCGATGCCGTCTGCAAGAAGATGTCGGGACGGATCATCAACATCCACCACTCCTTCCTGCCGAGTTTCAAGGGCGCCAATCCTTACAAGCAGGCCTATGAGCGCGGCGTGAAGCTGATCGGAGCCACCGCGCACTACGTGACCGAGGACCTCGACGAAGGCCCCATCATCGAGCAGGACACGATCCGCATCACCCACGCCCAGTCGCCGGAGGATTATGTGAGTCTCGGGCGCGATGTCGAGGCGCAGGTCCTCTCGCGTGCCGTGCACGCCCATATCCATCACCGCGTCTTCATGAACGGCAACCGAACGATCGTGTTTCCCGCGAGCCCCGGCTCCTACGCCTCCGAGCGCATGGGCTGA
- a CDS encoding YMGG-like glycine zipper-containing protein has product MFKKAIILAVVGLTAASCTQTEKGAGIGAVSGAIIGGAVTGNVRGAAVGAAIGGVSGAVIGRVSEQPGQCYYRDRYGRRYIDDCRY; this is encoded by the coding sequence ATGTTCAAGAAGGCCATCATCCTGGCTGTCGTCGGCCTGACGGCAGCAAGCTGCACCCAGACGGAAAAGGGTGCCGGTATCGGCGCCGTGTCCGGCGCCATCATCGGCGGCGCGGTTACGGGCAATGTTCGCGGTGCCGCCGTCGGCGCGGCGATCGGCGGCGTGTCCGGCGCGGTGATCGGCAGGGTCTCCGAGCAGCCGGGCCAGTGCTACTATCGCGACCGCTACGGCCGCCGCTACATCGACGACTGCCGCTACTGA
- a CDS encoding DUF2938 domain-containing protein, which translates to MGWGEFLLKGVLIGAGGTVLMDLWAVFLALAFGHPKANWAPVGRWFGHLSRGTVFHADIGQAASFPQESALGWAGHYAVGILYGILLVFMTGSSWLAAPTLLPALAWGIVTVAAGWFLLQPGLGLGMAASKLPNPNRVRLLNLAAHVAFGLGLWITALVIA; encoded by the coding sequence ATGGGCTGGGGTGAGTTTCTTCTGAAGGGTGTTCTCATCGGCGCGGGCGGAACCGTGCTCATGGATCTCTGGGCCGTGTTCCTGGCGCTGGCCTTCGGCCATCCCAAGGCCAATTGGGCGCCGGTCGGCCGCTGGTTCGGCCATCTCTCCCGCGGCACCGTGTTCCACGCCGATATCGGCCAGGCCGCGTCCTTCCCGCAGGAAAGCGCGCTCGGCTGGGCGGGCCATTATGCCGTCGGCATCCTTTACGGCATCCTTCTCGTGTTCATGACCGGCAGTTCCTGGCTGGCGGCGCCGACGCTTCTGCCGGCGCTCGCCTGGGGCATCGTCACGGTCGCGGCCGGCTGGTTCCTGCTGCAGCCGGGCCTCGGCCTCGGCATGGCCGCCTCGAAGCTACCGAACCCCAACCGGGTGCGCCTGCTCAATCTCGCCGCCCATGTCGCCTTCGGCCTCGGATTGTGGATCACGGCGCTCGTCATCGCCTGA
- a CDS encoding autotransporter assembly complex protein TamA, with amino-acid sequence MPLPFLSPAYRKAGLALALSGLFLCGTSPLSPAMAFKLFGIQLWGKDEEEAAKVIDPVEYSLTLNDNTDDAELKEAIENASRLKQDEEQPVSGDLGLALRARDDRDRLLAALYEKARYGGTVDVTINGQPLDSLPPDPDFPAGAPVPVVVTVNPGPVFTFGTVMFEKDAGGRDPKDYDLEPGERADSTLIIKAGEKVVEDLKEGGRPFAKLAARTAVADHKTNTVDVTISADSGPVAPFGTVAIKGARTVNPDFVREYSRLDQHKRYSPEEMRKAQERLRKLGVFSSITIREADRLDSDGSLPLTIEVSEGKHRYFGVGADFSSTDGFGLQGYWGHRNLFGEAESLRIEGSVSRLGETLDATALDYSAGILFTKPGAFGPTTAFNASIRAAMLDPDAYKAQTITGLVSVSKELSDIDTLSVGAELGWMNIEEDAYDDKQRYLVPALPIDFVRDARDNTLNPTEGYRATASIKPSYDIYGSTVFSSFEGSISGYYGIGADDRTVLAARLSAGVVAGGSALTDIPATRRFYLGGGGTVRGFAYQEISPRNADDDLLGGRSYVNVNAEARVGITDTISIVPFVDAATVSAKTAPDFSDVKIGAGIGVRYNTSFGPIRVDFAVPLNPYDGGTRYGIYAGIGQSF; translated from the coding sequence ATGCCTTTGCCGTTTCTCAGTCCTGCGTATCGGAAGGCCGGCCTGGCGCTCGCGCTTTCAGGCCTTTTTCTGTGCGGCACCAGCCCGCTTTCGCCGGCCATGGCCTTCAAGCTCTTCGGCATCCAGCTGTGGGGCAAGGACGAGGAAGAGGCCGCCAAGGTCATCGACCCCGTCGAGTATAGCCTGACGCTCAACGACAACACCGACGATGCCGAGCTGAAAGAGGCGATCGAGAACGCCTCGCGGCTCAAACAGGACGAGGAGCAGCCGGTCTCCGGCGATCTCGGCTTGGCACTGCGGGCGCGCGACGACCGCGACCGTCTGCTGGCCGCCCTGTACGAAAAGGCGCGCTATGGTGGCACGGTCGATGTGACCATCAACGGCCAGCCGCTCGATTCCCTTCCCCCCGATCCGGATTTTCCAGCCGGTGCCCCGGTTCCGGTGGTCGTTACCGTCAATCCGGGCCCGGTCTTCACCTTCGGAACCGTGATGTTCGAGAAGGATGCCGGCGGGCGCGATCCGAAGGACTACGACCTCGAGCCGGGAGAGCGCGCCGACTCCACGCTGATCATCAAGGCCGGCGAGAAGGTCGTCGAGGATCTGAAGGAGGGCGGCCGCCCCTTTGCCAAGCTCGCTGCCCGCACGGCCGTTGCCGATCACAAGACCAACACGGTCGATGTGACGATCTCAGCCGATAGCGGGCCGGTCGCGCCGTTCGGAACGGTGGCGATCAAGGGCGCACGCACGGTCAACCCAGATTTTGTGCGCGAATATTCCCGCCTCGACCAGCACAAGCGCTATTCGCCGGAGGAAATGCGCAAGGCGCAGGAGCGGCTACGCAAGCTCGGCGTCTTCTCCTCCATTACCATTCGCGAGGCCGACAGGCTGGACAGCGACGGCAGCCTGCCGCTGACCATCGAGGTTTCGGAGGGCAAGCACCGCTATTTCGGCGTCGGGGCCGACTTCTCCTCCACCGACGGCTTCGGCCTGCAGGGCTATTGGGGGCATCGCAACCTGTTCGGCGAGGCGGAATCGCTGCGCATCGAAGGCTCCGTCAGCCGGCTCGGCGAAACGCTGGACGCGACGGCGCTGGATTATTCGGCCGGCATCCTCTTTACCAAGCCTGGCGCCTTCGGCCCGACCACGGCCTTCAACGCGAGCATCCGCGCTGCCATGCTCGACCCCGACGCCTACAAGGCCCAGACCATCACCGGCCTCGTCAGCGTCAGCAAGGAACTGAGCGACATCGACACGCTGTCGGTCGGCGCGGAACTCGGCTGGATGAACATCGAGGAGGATGCCTATGACGACAAGCAGCGCTACCTCGTCCCGGCCCTGCCGATCGATTTCGTACGCGATGCCCGCGACAACACGCTGAACCCGACCGAAGGCTACCGCGCCACGGCCAGCATCAAGCCGAGCTACGACATTTACGGCTCGACGGTGTTCTCCTCCTTCGAAGGATCGATCTCCGGCTATTACGGCATCGGCGCGGATGACCGCACCGTGCTTGCCGCCCGGCTTTCGGCCGGCGTGGTGGCAGGCGGCAGCGCGCTGACCGACATTCCCGCCACGCGGCGCTTCTATCTGGGCGGCGGCGGCACCGTGCGCGGCTTCGCCTATCAGGAGATCAGCCCGCGCAATGCCGACGACGACCTGCTCGGCGGTCGCTCCTATGTGAATGTCAACGCCGAAGCGCGGGTCGGGATCACCGACACGATCAGCATCGTGCCCTTCGTCGATGCGGCCACCGTTTCCGCCAAGACCGCGCCCGACTTTTCCGACGTCAAGATCGGCGCCGGCATCGGCGTGCGCTACAACACCTCCTTCGGCCCGATCCGCGTCGATTTCGCCGTCCCGCTCAATCCGTATGACGGCGGAACGCGCTATGGCATCTATGCCGGCATCGGCCAGTCCTTCTAG
- a CDS encoding winged helix-turn-helix domain-containing protein, giving the protein MSPPPPPPLRPVLRVDFPGERLGRGKIALLEQIRDTGSISAAGRAMGMSYRRAWQLVSALNTMFAEEAVALQRGGKQGGGASLTPFGEELIRRFRAMEEQSAAAMAEDLAWLEAARRKADDPL; this is encoded by the coding sequence ATGTCGCCACCTCCTCCTCCACCGCTCCGCCCTGTTCTCCGCGTCGATTTTCCCGGCGAGCGGCTGGGGCGCGGCAAGATCGCGCTTCTGGAGCAGATTCGCGACACGGGGTCGATCTCGGCAGCAGGCCGGGCGATGGGCATGTCCTATCGCCGCGCCTGGCAGTTGGTCAGCGCGCTGAACACCATGTTTGCGGAAGAGGCCGTGGCGCTTCAGCGGGGCGGCAAGCAGGGGGGCGGGGCGTCTCTGACGCCCTTTGGCGAAGAGCTGATCCGCCGCTTCCGCGCCATGGAAGAACAGTCCGCCGCGGCAATGGCGGAGGATCTCGCCTGGCTCGAGGCCGCGCGTCGCAAGGCGGATGATCCTCTCTAG